Below is a genomic region from Caulobacter rhizosphaerae.
CGATAGCGCCTCGGCCCTGGACGAAGAAACCCGGACGGTCCGTTCCTTGGGCGACCTGATGAAGGTCGCCGTCCGATGGCATCAGTGGAGACTGGAGATGACCCGTGAACGTCGCTGAGGTGCAGGCGCTCGCCGGCAGGATCCGCGCCCAGACGGCCAAGGCCGTGGTGGGCCAGAACGACACCATCGACCTGATGCTGACGGCCCTGTTCGCCGGCGGCCACGTGCTGCTGGAAGGCCCGCCCGGCACGGCCAAGACCTTCCTGGCCCAGTGCTTCGCCCAGGCGGTGAACCTGCAGTTCGGCCGCATCCAGTTCACGCCCGACCTGATGCCGGGCGACATCCTGGGCGCCAACCTGTTCAACTTCCAGACCAGCGCCTTCACCCTGGTCAAGGGGCCGATCTTCTGCGAGCTGCTGCTGGCCGACGAGATCAACCGCACCCCGCCCAAGACCCAGGCCGCCCTGCTGGAAGCCATGCAGGAGCGCAATGTCACCCTGGACGGCGAGCGCCACGCGCTCAGCGACCGCTTCATGGTGGTGGCCACCCAGAACCCGCTGGAGCAGCAGGGCACCTATCCGCTGCCCGAAGCCCAGCTGGACCGCTTCCTGTTCAAGCACGTGCTGGCCTATCCCAGCCTGGCCGAGGAGACCGCCATCGTCGCCAGCCACGGCGGCCGCACGGGCCAGCCCTCGCCGGAAGCGTTCGGTGTCGAGGCGGCCGGCGACACCGCCACGATCGGCGAGGCCGTGGCCGCCGTGGCGTCCGTGCGCCTGACCGACGACATCGTCCGCTACATCGTCGGCGTGGTGCGGGCCACCCGCGACACAGGCGAGCTGTCGGGCGGAGCCTCGCCGCGCTGCGCGGCCATGCTGGCCGTGGCGTCCCGGGCCCGCGCGGCCCTGGAAGGTCGCGACTACGTGATCCCCGACGACGTCAAGGCCCTGGCCCTGCCGGCCCTGCGCCACCGGGTGATCCTGTCGCCGGCCGCCGAGATCGAGGGCCGCAAGGTCGACGACGTGGTGCGCGGCCTGGTCGACCAGGTCGAGGCCCCGCGATGAGCCCGGTCGCGAGCCGGATCGGCTAGGGGCGGGGCGTGCGGATCTATCCGACGGCGAGAACGATCTTCCTGATGGTCCTGGGCGCGCCCCTGGCCCTGGCGGCGGCGCTCGTCTCGGCGCGGCTGTGGCTGGTGGGGCCAGCCTGGATCGCCCTGGTCGCGGCCCTGCTGTTCGTCGACGCCCTGCTGGCGCCCGGCCGCCGCCGGATGCAACTGACCCTGACCGCGCCGGGCTCGATGGCCAGCGGCGCGATCCAGCCGGCCCTGTTGCAGGCGTCGTTCCCGCGTGGCGTGGCCCCGGGCAGCGTGGAGTTCGCCATCGACCTGGACGATCGGCTGGCGGCCGAGCCGGCCCATGGCCGGGCCCGCACCCGCGAGCGCCAGGCCGTCCTGCCGCTGACCTTGACCGCGGTTCGGCGCGGCGAGGGCAGGGTGCACCGCGTCTCGGCCCGCTGGCGGGGCCCGCTGGGCCTGACCTGGAAGCAGCGCGACGACGCCCTGGACAAGGTGATCCCGGTCACGCTGGACATCGCCGCCGTCAAGGAGGAGGCCCTCCGGCTGTTCTCGCGCGACCCGTCGGTCGGCCATCGCCTGCAGCTCGACCTGGGCGGCGGCAGCGACTTCCACGCCCTGACCGATTTCCGACCCGGCATGAACCGCCGGGCCATCGACTGGAAGCAGTCGGCCCGTCACGGCGCTCTGCTGGCCAAGGAGTTCCACGTCGAGCGCAACCACCACATCGTCGCGGCCATCGACACGGGCCGGCTGATGAGCCAGTCGCTGCTGGGCCGGCCGCGCCTGGACCACGCCCTGAACGCCACCCTGCTGCTGGCCTATGTGGGCCTGAAGATGGGCGACAAGGTCGGGCTGTTCGGCTTCGACGCCCGGCCCAACGTCTCCAGCGGCGTCACCTCGGGCCCCAACGCCTTCGGCGCCCTGCAGCGCCTGGCCTCGAAGATCGACTATTCGACCGAGGAGACCAACTACACCCTGGGCCTGACCCAGCTGTCGGGCCAGCTGTCGCGGCGCTCGCTGATCGTGGTGTTCACCGACATCGCCGACTCCACCAGCGCCGAGCTGATGCTCGAGAACGTCGGCCGCCTGTTGCGTCAGCACCTGGTGCTGTTCGTGATGATGCGCGACGAGGAGCTGGAGGCGATCGAGCGCAAGGCCCCCGAGAGCGCCGACGACGTCTCGCGCGCCGTGGTCGCCGCCTCGCTGCTGCGCGAGCGCGACGTGGTGGTGACCCGTCTGCGCCGCATGGGCGTGGAGATCGTCGAGGCGCCGGCCGACCAGATCGGGCCGGCCCTGCTGGCGAGCTATCTGGACCTCAAGCGCCGGGACCTGCTCTGATGGCCGAGCTGCACCTGAAGAGCTACCGTTTCCGGGCCGAGCGCGAGGCCGACTGGCGGCGGCTGGAGAGGCTGCTGACCAAGGTCGGCAAGGGCTCGGCCAAGGCGCTCAGCGACGAAGAGCTGCTGGCCTTGCCGGTGCTGTACCGCCAGGCGCTGTCTTCGCTGTCGGTGGCCCGCGCCACCTCTCTGGACCAGGGGCTGGTCGACTATCTGGAGAGCCTCAGCACCCGGGCCTATTTCCTGGTCTACGGCACGCGGTCCAACTTCCTGGAGCGGCTGGGCGGCTTCTTCGGCCATGCCTGGCCGGACGCCGCCAAGGCGCTGTGGCGCGAGACCCTGGCCAGCTTCCTGCTGACCCTGGTCGGGGTGCTGGCGGCCTATTTCCTGACCCTGCACGACCCCGACTGGTTCAGCGCCTTCGTGCCGGGCGACCTGGCGGGCGGGCGCGGGCCGACGGCGTCGGTCGAGGCCATGCGCGCCACGCTCTACGACCAAGGCGAGCACAAGGGCCTGTCGGTGTTCGCCGCCTTCCTGTTCACCCACAATTCCGGCGTGGCGATCTTCGCCTTCGCCCTGGGGTTCGCCTTCTGCCTGCCGACCTCG
It encodes:
- a CDS encoding stage II sporulation protein M, yielding MAELHLKSYRFRAEREADWRRLERLLTKVGKGSAKALSDEELLALPVLYRQALSSLSVARATSLDQGLVDYLESLSTRAYFLVYGTRSNFLERLGGFFGHAWPDAAKALWRETLASFLLTLVGVLAAYFLTLHDPDWFSAFVPGDLAGGRGPTASVEAMRATLYDQGEHKGLSVFAAFLFTHNSGVAIFAFALGFAFCLPTSMLMAYNGAMLGAFLAAFGMKGLAFEAGGWLAIHGVTEISAVILAGAAGLRIGWTLAFPGDLSRPAAMAQAGRQSATLMGGVVVMLFCAGILEGVGRQVIQNDFARYGIGLVTLVAWPAYLYLPRRRSVVG
- a CDS encoding AAA family ATPase, encoding MNVAEVQALAGRIRAQTAKAVVGQNDTIDLMLTALFAGGHVLLEGPPGTAKTFLAQCFAQAVNLQFGRIQFTPDLMPGDILGANLFNFQTSAFTLVKGPIFCELLLADEINRTPPKTQAALLEAMQERNVTLDGERHALSDRFMVVATQNPLEQQGTYPLPEAQLDRFLFKHVLAYPSLAEETAIVASHGGRTGQPSPEAFGVEAAGDTATIGEAVAAVASVRLTDDIVRYIVGVVRATRDTGELSGGASPRCAAMLAVASRARAALEGRDYVIPDDVKALALPALRHRVILSPAAEIEGRKVDDVVRGLVDQVEAPR
- a CDS encoding DUF58 domain-containing protein; protein product: MRIYPTARTIFLMVLGAPLALAAALVSARLWLVGPAWIALVAALLFVDALLAPGRRRMQLTLTAPGSMASGAIQPALLQASFPRGVAPGSVEFAIDLDDRLAAEPAHGRARTRERQAVLPLTLTAVRRGEGRVHRVSARWRGPLGLTWKQRDDALDKVIPVTLDIAAVKEEALRLFSRDPSVGHRLQLDLGGGSDFHALTDFRPGMNRRAIDWKQSARHGALLAKEFHVERNHHIVAAIDTGRLMSQSLLGRPRLDHALNATLLLAYVGLKMGDKVGLFGFDARPNVSSGVTSGPNAFGALQRLASKIDYSTEETNYTLGLTQLSGQLSRRSLIVVFTDIADSTSAELMLENVGRLLRQHLVLFVMMRDEELEAIERKAPESADDVSRAVVAASLLRERDVVVTRLRRMGVEIVEAPADQIGPALLASYLDLKRRDLL